From the genome of Colletotrichum higginsianum IMI 349063 chromosome 4, whole genome shotgun sequence, one region includes:
- a CDS encoding Rhamnogalacturonate lyase, producing the protein MKVSGLSAIAVAGTLVNAAKGPFLEQINDSTWVIGNDHWNLTQGALYATKLFWEGVPGADLVGSAVGHYVGYDGENNLRFTNATVASRGTDYIDVSFSAAAGDFHWVIFDDLPGAYQYFVNRALPDISILRTLWRLAPDLFPNGRTHLKDEPLPDFSLYASATNVQDETWQLADGSFITKYDWSNAVRDRDFYGVYGPKAGSWYIHPSTEYYNSDHLSQTLTVHRESKTGDAVQLNVVQDTSHFRVGQKVAQPEGKVWGPWLWYLNNGDVADAARKRKEEDKHVPYTWFKDAAYHSRGGVQGTLTLSDGRPASGAAVFLGDADTTVRPSIQGRNYYYTTYANDEGRFSFDGVRSGSYTVYATSNGSKLGDVYTNFTAPVAVAKDKTLKLGQLTWGVPPKGKRVFQVGEFDKKASGFRNGGVPYQHGVAAQSPANLTFTVGKSQDSDWYFAQSALGKWTIEFGLAAGDVAANRTALLSVSLAGYSQSGALDVDVNGHVYGSLNKDGLTSDPALYRSGKVSGEWRFLQYRIDADVLRAGVNTVGFTVTRYTQWRGFLWDSIILEWI; encoded by the exons ATGAAGGTCTCCGGGCTATCAGCTATCGCCGTGGCCGGCACACtggtcaacgccgccaaAGGACCGTTCCTCGAGCAGATCAACGATTCGACTTGGGTCATCGGGAACGATCACTGGAACCTGACCCAGGGCGCACTCTACGCTACCAAGCTTTTCTGGGAGGGTGTGCCAGGCGCCGATCTGGTGGGCTCGGCTGTCGGTCACTACGTCGGCTACG ACGGAGAGAACAACCTCAGGTTCACCAACGCCACCGTCGCGTCCCGGGGAACGGACTACATCGACGTCAGCTTctccgccgctgccggcgacTTCCACTGGGTCATCTTTGACGACCTGCCCGGCGCGTACCAGTATTTCGTCAACCGCGCCCTGCCCGACATCAGCATCCTGCGGACCCTGTGGAGGCTGGCGCCCGACCTCTTCCCCAACGGCCGCACCCATCTCAAGGACGAGCCCCTGCCCGACTTCTCGCTGTACGCGAGCGCGACCAACGTCCAGGACGAGACCTGgcagctggccgacggcTCCTTCATCACCAAGTACGACTGGTCCAACGCCGTCAGGGACCGCGACTTTTACGGCGTCTACGGACCCAAGGCCGGGTCCTGGTACATCCACCCCTCGACAGAGTACTACAACAGCGACCACCTGAGCCAGACTTTGACG GTCCACCGGGAGTCCAAGACCGGCGACGCTGTTCAGCTCAACGTTGTCCAGGATACTTCGCACTTTCGGGTTGGGCAGAAGGTCGCCCAGCCGGAGGGCAAGGTCTGGGGGCCTTGGCTCTGGTATCTG AACAACGGAGACGTCGCGGATGCCGCGCGGAAGcgcaaggaggaggacaagcACGTCCCCTACACCTGGTTCAAGGACGCAGCCTACCACTCCCGCGGCGGGGTGCAGGGGACCCTGACGCTGTCCGATGGCCGCCCGGCCTCGGGCGCCGCAgtcttcctcggcgacgccgacacgACCGTCCGCCCGTCGATCCAGGGCAGGAACTACTACTACACCACCTACGCCAACGACGAGGGCCGCTTCTCCTTCGACGGTGTGCGCAGCGGCTCCTACACCGTCTACGCGACGTCCAACGGCAGCAAGCTCGGCGACGTGTACACCAACTTCACcgcgcccgtcgccgtcgccaaggacAAGACGCTCAAACTGGGCCAGCTCACGTGGGGCGTCCCCCCCAAGGGCAAGCGCGTCTTCCAGGTCGGCGAGTTCGATAAGAAGGCCAGCGGCTTCCGGAACGGCGGCGTCCCGTACCAGCACGGCGTGGCGGCGCAGAGCCCGGCGAACCTGACCTTCACCGTCGGGAAGTCCCAGGACTCGGACTGGTACTTCGCGCAGTCGGCGCTCGGCAAGTGGACGATCGAgttcggcctcgccgcgggcgacgtcgccgccaaccgGACGGCGCTGCTGAGCGTCTCCCTGGCCGGGTACTCGCAGAGCGgcgcgctcgacgtcgacgtcaacgGGCACGTCTACGGCTCGCTGAACAAGGACGGCCTGACGAGCGACCCGGCGCTGTACCGCTCGGGCAAGGTCAGCGGCGAGTGGCGGTTCCTGCAGTACAGGATCGACGCGGACGTCCTCCGGGCGGGCGTCAACACCGTCGGCTTCACCGTCACCCGCTACACCCAGTGGAGGGGGTTCCTGTGGGATAGCATCATCCTGGAGTGGATTTGA
- a CDS encoding Dihydrodipicolinate synthetase, giving the protein MSRTKVPPNGIWAPAVTLFNPDTDELDLEAQAKYYSYLSKTGLAGLVVLGTNAEQFLLTREERKALIATARKATGPDYPIMAGCGMHSVKQVLELLNDAKDAGADSALVLPPAYFGKQTTPAVIDRFFNEVAEKTPLPIVIYNFPIVCNGIDLDSGTIAKLAKKHDTIVGVKLTCGAVAKIVRLSAELSPERFATYGGQSDFLLGGLTSGSAGCIAAFANVFPRVTVQIYKLHAEGKVQEAWELHKKAAIAEQATKAGIATIKYAASVFTAPRAGLGGQEKLFQPRSPYLPASEDQKKTVHDLMEELNKVEEELAASS; this is encoded by the coding sequence ATGTCCCGCACCAAGGTTCCCCCCAACGGTATCTGGGCCCCCGCCGTGACGCTCTTCAACCCCGACAcggacgagctcgacctcgaggcgcAAGCAAAGTACTACTCGTACCTCTCCAAGAcgggcctcgccggcctcgtcgtcctcggcaccaATGCGGAGCAGTTCCTCCTGACGCGCGAGGAGCGCAAGgccctcatcgccaccgCCCGCAAGGCGACGGGCCCCGACTACCCCATCATGGCCGGCTGCGGCATGCACTCGGTCAAgcaggtcctcgagctcctcaacgacgccaaggacgccggcgccgactcggccctcgtcctcccgcCCGCCTACTTTGGCAAGCAGACCACgcccgccgtcatcgaccgcttcttcaacgaggtcgccgagaagACGCCCCTGCCCATCGTCATCTACAACTTCCCCATCGTCTGCAAcggcatcgacctcgacagCGGCACCATCGCgaagctggccaagaagcacgacaccatcgtcggcgtgAAGCTCACctgcggcgccgtcgccaagatTGTCCGCCTGTCCGCCGAGCTGTCGCCCGAGAGGTTCGCCACGTACGGCGGCCAGTCcgacttcctcctcggcggcctgaCCTCGGGCAGCGCGGGCTgcatcgccgccttcgccaacgTCTTCCCCCGCGTGACGGTGCAGATCTACAAGCTGcacgccgagggcaaggtcCAGGAGGCCTGGGAGCTGcacaagaaggccgccatcgcggAGCAGGCCACCAAGGCGGGCATCGCCACCATCAAGTACGCCGCGTCCGTCTTCACGGCGCCCCgcgccgggctcggcggccaggagaAGCTGTTCCAGCCGCGCAGCCCGTACCTGCCGGCGAGCGAGGATCAGAAGAAGACGGTACACGACTTGATGGAGGAGCTCAacaaggtcgaggaggagcttgCGGCTTCCAGCTGA
- a CDS encoding Integral membrane protein, translated as MTSFYELIGVANNLNDAKPALNHRTVMLSVVLSFLILTLLCASLRIWCRIFIVRAFGWDDVCLVLVMVSLSVGTIGACIATNHGLGEHMILMGNKRFVKYMRIFYVCNGTLPVSTTFIKVAILLQYLRTFERDTKSRAFTIIILVITVMWGTAYIFLAWVPCIPVASYWDWSIPHRGRWGFGSQVAEELIRTYESHAASNMVLDFIIFAIPLPLCFNSEANKKSRKSALALFLFGSIVLMLAAWRLIDLVRTRAGTYPTLDVTWYAPLPMVLAILEIDIAAICASIPVFWPVLQSSMGMIFVTREVKVTTEMIESSPPGGDYDDCVEMSRTDLSLFHQSTTMLNDTTGLIDPSTYANQNAGVEATPVKETVIFGAYMQGKTTCDVEAIKAV; from the exons ATGACGTCGTTTTACGAGTTGATCGGGGTCGCCAACAACCTAAACGATGCCAAGCCGGCACTGAACCACAGGACGGTGATGCTCAGTGTTGTGCTCTCGTTCCTG ATTCTGACGCTGTTGTGTGCGAGTCTGAGAATCTGGTGCCGCATCTTCATCGTGCGCGCCTTTGGTTGGGATGACGTCTGCCTGGTCCTGGTGATGGTATCCCTCTCGGTTGGGACCATTGGCGCCTGCATAG CAACAAATCATGGCCTAGGGGAGCATATGATTCTCATGGGCAACAAGAGGTTTGTAAAGTACATGAGG ATCTTTTATGTCTGCAACGGGACGTTGCCTGTTTCCACCACCTTTATCAAAGTCGCCATTCTGCTTCAGTACCTCCGCACGTTCGAGCGCGATACCAAGTCTCGCGccttcaccatcatcatcctgGTCATCACCGTCATGTGGGGTACGGCCTACATTTTCCTCGCATGGGTCCCATGCATCCCCGTCGCCAGCTACTGGGACTGGTCCATACCGCACCGAGGCCGCTGGGGATTTGGGTCTCaggtggcggaggagctgATCCGCACGTATGAGAGCCATGCCGCCAGCAACATGGTCCTAGACTTCATCATCTTCGCAATCCCGCTGCCGTTGTGCTTCAACAGCGAGGCAAACAAGAAGTCCCGCAAGAGCGCGCTCGCGCTGTTCTTGTTTGGAAGCAT TGTCTTGATGCTCGCCGCCTGGCGCCTGATCGACCTGGTGAGGACCCGGGCCGGGACGTACCCGACGCTCGATGTGACCTGGTACGCGCCGCTGCCGATGGTgctcgccatcctcgagatcgacatcgccgccatctgcGCCTCGATCCCCGTCTTCTGGCCGGTGCTGCAGAGCAGCATGGGCATGATCTTCGTCACGCGCGAGGTCAAGGTCACCACGGAGATGATCGAGTCGTCGCCCCCCGGCGGCGACTACGACGACTGCGTCGAGATGTCGCGCACGGATCTCTCGCTCTTCCAccagtcgacgacgatgctgaaCGACACGACGGGGCTGATCGACCCCAGCACCTACGCCAACCAGAACGCCGGAGTGGAAGCGACCCCCGTCAAGGAGACTGTGATATTCGGGGCCTACATGCAGGGCAAGACGACGTGCGACGTGGAAGCGATCAAGGCTGTATGA
- a CDS encoding Hydantoinase B/oxoprolinase gives MAVKSHRIRISIDRGGTFTDVHASIPGRGDIILKLLSVDPANYQDAPTEGIRRILEMVTGETLPRGQLLDLFHVESIRMGTTVATNALLERKGERVALITTKGFRDLLAIGNQSRPNIFDLSVTRPEVLFDEVVEVEERITMEDYTEDPASVKTAPTSDDPQLVTAVTGETIRVLKRPDLTAIKTQLEKVREQGFRSIAIVFIHSYAYPDHELLVGRVASEMGFSVTLSSEVQPMINVVPRGMSAVADAYLTPVIRQYIDSISANFKGGFGAAATRIEFMQSDGGLVDYRKFSGLKAILSGPAGGVVGYAQTSWDDEERQPVIGFDMGGTSTDVSRYAGVYDHVFETTTAGIAIQSPQLDIHTVAAGGGSILTWKNGLFNVGPESASAHPGPACYRKGGPLTVTDANLFLGRLLPEYFPKVFGPKENEPLNREVTAAKFLELTSDINKDREVAGLSLLSPEEVALGFLKVADEGMASPIRALTEARGYEAGAHHLACFGGAGGQHACSVATVLGISRVIIHKYSSILSAYGMSLADVVHEIQRPSAITYSEETKGNIQEQLEDLSSQATLELMKQGFTEDLITHDTYLNMRYAGSSSSLMILKGADWDFKAEFEEAHRRGFGFHFPEKAIIVDDIRVRATGAARAKVEKSPFAQMKAVGGSSTPSSPEPSTTNRVYFEGRGHLDTAVYQLETIPVGARIAGPALIIDNTQTILVTPSTTATVLESYVVIDRELEGRVVKQDGEQEEFSPVQLTVFGHRFMSIAEQMGRTLQKTAVSTNIKERLDFSCAIFSPDGGLVANAPHVPVHLGSMQFAVRYQHELWKGRLRDGDVLVSNHPSCGGTHLPDITVITPVFDGEEIAFYVASRGHHADIGGILPGSMPPTSYALWQEGAAIESTKLVSEGRFDENEVRRLLLEEPAQYEGCSGTRRLQDNLSDLNAQIAANAKGISLIKALITENGLATVHRYMYAIQHTAEHAVRELMQDTLAKFGPEPLVAVDYMDDGTPISLKITIATDGSATFDFSGTGPHVLGNTNAPIAITHSAIIYCLRGLISSQIPLNQGCLAPIDIVIPEGSILNPGAGLAVVGGNVLTSQRITDVVLRAFRASAASQGCCNNLTFGTGGKDPVTGEHKDGFGYYETIAGGAGAGPTWVGQSGVHTHMTNTRITDPEVFEKRYPCILRRFQLRENSGGKGRNRGGDGTVREIEFRVPVQCSILSERRSRRPYGMEGGGDGEAGINLVIVRDDMTGKDRTVNLGAKATTKLRAGERVIIQSPGGGAWGAPIGSN, from the coding sequence ATGGCGGTCAAATCACATCGCATCCGCATTTCCATTGATCGAGGTGGCACTTTCACCGATGTTCATGCCTCTATTCCCGGCAGAGGCGATATCATCCTCAAGCTTCTCTCTGTTGATCCCGCCAACTACCAAGATGCCCCAACAGAAGGCATTCGCAGAATCCTTGAGATGGTGACCGGGGAGACGCTACCCAGGGGGCAATTGCTCGATCTGTTCCATGTCGAGTCAATCCGCATGGGCACCACAGTAGCCACGaacgccctcctcgagcggAAAGGCGAGCGCGTGGCCCTGATCACGACTAAGGGTTTCCGCGACTTGCTGGCGATCGGAAACCAATCGCGTCCCAACATTTTCGACCTCTCCGTCACGCGGCCAGAGGTCCTCTTCGACGAAGTTGTCGAAGTTGAAGAGCGTATCACGATGGAAGACTACACTGAGGATCCAGCATCCGTCAAGACCGCTCCGACGTCTGACGACCCCCAGCTGGTTACTGCCGTCACTGGCGAGACCATTCGCGTTCTCAAGAGACCAGACTTGACGGCGATCAAGACGCAGCTGGAAAAGGTCAGGGAACAGGGCTTCCGGTCCATCGCCATTGTCTTCATCCACTCTTATGCATACCCGGATCACGAGCTGTTGGTCGGCAGAGTAGCCTCAGAAATGGGCTTCTCAGTGACTCTGTCTTCAGAAGTCCAGCCCATGATCAACGTCGTACCTCGCGGCATGTCTGCCGTGGCCGACGCCTACCTCACCCCGGTCATCCGACAGTACATCGACTCCATATCGGCCAACTTCAAGGGCGGTTTCGGTGCAGCCGCCACTCGCATAGAGTTCATGCAAtcggacggcggcctcgtggACTACCGCAAGTTCAGCGGTCTGAAAGCCATACTTTCCGGCCCGGCCGGTGGTGTTGTCGGCTATGCGCAGACATCgtgggacgacgaggagcgccAGCCGGTCATTGGATTCGACATGGGCGGGACCTCCACGGACGTGTCGCGTTACGCGGGTGTTTACGATCACGTTTTCGAAACCACGACTGCGGGCATCGCCATCCAATCGCCGCAGCTCGACATCCACACCGTCGCTGCCGGAGGTGGTTCCATCCTGACCTGGAAGAACGGGCTGTTCAACGTCGGCCCCGAGTCCGCGTCGGCCCACCCCGGGCCAGCATGCTACCGCAAGGGGGGGCCGCTCACGGTAACCGACGCGaacctcttcctcggcagACTGCTCCCCGAGTACTTCCCCAAGGTCTTTGGCCCCAAGGAGAACGAGCCTCTCAACCGAGAGGTCACCGCAGCCAAGTTCCTGGAGCTCACAAGCGACATCAACAAGGACCGAGAAGTGGCTGGTCTCTCCCTTTTATCTCCAGAGGAAGTTGCCCTTGGTTTCTTGAAGGTTGCCGATGAGGGTATGGCGAGCCCCATTCGTGCGTTGACAGAAGCTCGTGGCTACGAGGCTGGCGCCCATCACTTGGCTTGCTTTGGCGGTGCTGGCGGCCAGCACGCCTGCTCCGTTGCGACTGTCCTTGGCATCTCTCGCGTCATCATCCACAAGTATTCCTCCATCCTCTCAGCGTATGGTATGTCGCTTGCAGACGTCGTCCACGAGATCCAGAGGCCATCCGCCATCACCTACTCCGAGGAGACCAAGGGCAACATCCAAGAGCAGCTCGAGGATCTCTCCTCTCAAGCCACCCTGGAGTTGATGAAGCAAGGCTTCACCGAGGACCTCATAACCCACGACACCTATCTCAATATGCGATATGCTGGATCAAGCAGCTCCCTCATGATCCTGAAGGGGGCCGACTGGGATTTCAAGGCCGAGTTTGAGGAAGCCCACCGCCGCGGATTCGGCTTCCACTTCCCCGAAaaggccatcatcgtcgacgacatccgaGTTCGAGCCACCGGCGCAGCTCGtgccaaggtcgagaagagCCCCTTTGCCCAGATGAAGGCCGTCGGAGGCTCCTCGACTCCCAGCAGTCCCGAGCCCAGTACAACCAACCGTGTCTATTTCGAGGGCCGCGGCCACCTCGACACCGCCGTTTACCAGCTTGAGACCATACCCGTCGGCGCTCGCATCGCCGGCCCGGCCTTGATCATCGACAACACCCAGACGATCCTAGTCACCCCGTCCACGACCGCCACGGTCCTGGAGAGCTacgtcgtcatcgaccgCGAGCTCGAAGGGAGGGTTGTCAAGCAGGATGGCGAACAGGAAGAGTTCAGCCCCGTCCAACTTACCGTCTTTGGCCACCGCTTCATGTCCATCGCCGAGCAGATGGGACGGACGCTGCAGAAGACTGCCGTGTCGACCAACATCAAAGAGCGTCTGGACTTCTCTTGTGCGATCTTCAGCCCCGACGGCGGACTCGTTGCCAACGCCCCCCACGTCCCCGTGCACCTCGGGTCCATGCAGTTTGCCGTGCGCTACCAGCACGAACTGTGGAAAGGCAGGCTCCGggacggcgacgtcctcgtATCGAACCACCCGTCCTGCGGCGGCACCCACTTGCCTGACATCACCGTCATCACGCCCGTCTTTGACGGAGAAGAGATCGCCTTCTACGTCGCCTCGAGAGGACACCATGCGgacatcggcggcatcctaCCCGGCTCCATGCCACCGACGTCGTACGCCCTTTGGCAAGAAGGTGCCGCGATCGAGTCGACGAAGCTTGTGAGCGAGGGCCGTTtcgacgagaacgaggtCCGTCGCCTGCTCCTCGAGGAGCCCGCGCAATATGAGGGCTGCTCGGGCACCCGGAGACTGCAGGACAACCTCTCCGATCTCAACGCGCAGATCGCCGCCAATGCCAAGGGCATCTCCCTGATCAAGGCCCTCATCACGGAGAACGGCCTCGCCACTGTCCACAGGTACATGTATGCGATCCAGCACACCGCCGAACACGCCGTGCGCGAGTTGATGCAAGACACGCTCGCCAAGTTTGGTCCGGAGCCGCTCGTTGCGGTCGACTACATGGACGACGGCACGCCCATCTCTCTCAAGATCACGATCGCCACCGACGGTTCCGCGACCTTTGACTTCTCCGGCACGGGCCCGCACGTCCTCGGCAACACCAACGCGCCCATCGCCATCACGCACTCGGCCATCATCTACTGCCTGCGCGGCCTCATCTCCTCCCAGATCCCCCTCAACCAGGGCTGCCTGGCCCCGatcgacatcgtcatccCCGAAGGCAGCATCCTCAACCCCGgagccggcctcgccgtggtcggcggcaacgtccTCACCTCGCAACGCATCACCGACGTCGTGCTCAGGGCTTTccgcgcctccgccgccagccagGGCTGCTGCAACAACCTGACcttcggcaccggcggcaaggaccCCGTCACGGGCGAGCACAAGGACGGCTTCGGGTACTACGAGACCatcgcgggcggcgcgggcgccGGTCCCACATGGGTCGGCCAGAGCGGCGTCCACACGCACATGACAAACACGCGCATCACCGATCCCGAGGTCTTTGAGAAGAGGTACCCGTGTATCCTCAGGCGGTTCCAGCTCCGCGAAAACTCGGGCGGCAAGGGCCGAAACaggggcggcgacggcaccgtcaGGGAGATCGAGTTCCGCGTGCCCGTCCAGTGCTCTATCCTCAGCGAGCGGAGGAGCCGTCGGCCGTACGGCatggagggcggcggcgacggggaggCCGGCATCAACTTGGTCATTGTCCGGGACGACATGACGGGCAAAGACCGGACGGTCAACCTCGGcgcgaaggcgacgacgaagctcCGCGCGGGCGAGAGGGTTATCATCCAGTCACCTGGCGGAGGCGCCTGGGGGGCGCCCATTGGGTCGAACTGA
- a CDS encoding Fungal specific transcription factor: protein MATISPSPPQTIECGNSRPVACANCRQRRSYCSKEKPTCSRCRDSGLRCTYEETRKITITEAYLRDLEAKAKAYDESVAKQSQAAANTKAHRNATEENGEEFEDGHPLLEPFNQLSVHNPSTSFKGPGNSDNFLRSVRKLSGFYGDDGSLDANTNFYEPSALPSRREKARTQVRLPPIDIARRLFAAQYTYIGTIFAFTDPKAKFDQSLIEAYRGPPDPSDREACLSYAKVLIILAFGQLYSVNQWVDFRGPPGFDYFTHALNLLPDTHEEGSILCVETLALIGYFMQNMNRRDAAFLYTGMALRMAISLGLHHEIGYSPVQHPLQGQEASLTTLDDATREHRRRVWWSVYSLDRILSVKSGNPITIQEEDIGVDLPSRLPKEAEYCPAVVLRHYTELSRILGEIHNTIYRKTSKTAPKSGKRLMASVQSIVLSLSKWNRELPDELRFDPARLSISRESVSTFAHYYQCINMTARPLLFHVVQKRLQRIRSSDDPGEKERDWKEGLSQTTVRVIDMCIGAAQDSINIMTVAAQRDLVATYGYMDGEHVFSASIVLVMVCVAFPTDASNILAMNAGLDLLKGMGERGNSYMGARYELLANLRPTAMSGNNAQPLPLPPFPTSFSPTDSMMPTGPGSAQVSTIPTTMGDGHGNLTTMQGVLSQRVTFPVVDNSSLGEPFYDESVSTVMDFGLWEEGFADPAMDASFDFSQWTQTAGMAQADDRMDV from the exons ATGGCGACTATTTCGCCGTCCCCGCCTCAAACGATTGAATGTGGAAACTCGAGACCAGTGGC CTGTGCCAACTGTCGTCAACGGCGGTCGTACTGCTCCAAGGAAAAGCCGACGTGTTCTCGATGTCGAGACAGTGGCCTTCGCTGCACCTATGAGGAAACTAGGAAGATCACCATCACGGAGGC CTACTTGAGAGACCTCGAAGCCAAGGCAAAGGCCTATGACG AGTCTGTCGCGAAACAGTCGCAAGCCGCAGCAAACACAAAGGCCCATCGCAATGCAACCGAAGAAAACGGAGAAGAGTTTGAGGATGGGCACCCCTTGCTCGAGCCGTTCAATCAGCTCAGCGTTCACAACCCGTCGACGAGTTTCAAAGGCCCCGGGAACTCGGACAACTTTTTGCGCAGTGTGAGAAAGCTTTCGGGCTtctacggcgacgacggcagtCTGGATGCAAACACAAACTTCTACGAACCCAGCGCTTTGCCCTCGCGGCGGGAGAAGGCGAGAACGCAAGTCCGACTACCGCCAATCGACATCGCCCGGCGACTCTTTGCCGCACAATACACCTACATCGGTACGATCTTCGCGTTCACCGATCCCAAGGCCAAGTTTGATCAATCCCTTATCGAGGCATATCGCGGGCCGCCTGATCCTTCCGACAGAGAAGCGTGCCTTTCCTACGCGAAAGTGCTCATCATCTTGGCCTTTGGCCAGCTGTACTCTGTCAATCAGTGGGTCGACTTCAGGGGCCCGCCAGGTTTCGACTACTTCACTCACGCACTGAATCTGTTGCCAGACACGCACGAAGAGGGCTCGATCCTTTGCGTTGAGACACTGGCCCTCATCGGATATTTCATGCAAAACATGAACCGACGCGATGCTGCGTTCCTCTACACCGGCATGGCTCTTCGTATGGCCATATCGCTAGGTTTGCACCATGAAATCGGGTACAGTCCAGTCCAGCATCCATTGCAAGGCCAGGAAGCGAGCTTGACAACACTAGATGATGCGACCCGTGAGCATAGACGGCGGGTCTGGTGGTCCGTCTACAGCCTGGATCGCATCTTGTCTGTGAAATCCGGCAACCCCATCACCATTCAAGAGGAGGATATCGGCGTGGACCTTCCTTCCAGACTGCCTAAAGAAGCAGAGTATTGTCCAGCTGTGGTGTTGCGGCATTACACCGAGCTCTCCCGGATTCTCGGCGAAATCCACAACACCATCTACCGCAAAACAAGCAAGACGGCCCCGAAGTCTGGGAAAcgcttgatggcctcggttCAGAGCATCGTCTTGAGTCTCTCGAAATGGAACCGCGAATTGCCGGACGAGTTGCGCTTCGACCCTGCACGCTTAAGCATCAGTCGTGAGAGCGTCAGCACTTTCGCTCATTACTACCAGTGTATCAACATGACCGCGAGGCCGCTGCTCTTCCATGTCGTCCAGAAACGGTTACAGAGGATTCGCAGCAGCGACGATCCCGGAGAGAAGGAGCGGGACTGGAAAGAGGGATTGTCGCAGACGACGGTTAGGGTTATTGACATGTGTATTGGTGCGGCACAGGACTCGATCAACATTATGACTGTTGCAGCGCAGAGAGACCTCGTCG CAACATATGGATACATGGACGGAGAGCATGTCTTCTCGGCTTCGATAGTTCTCGTCATGGTTTGCGTTGCATTTCCTACCGACGCTTCCAACATCCTGGCCATGAATGCCGGGCTCGATCTCCTGAAAGGGATGGGGGAACGTGGGAACAGTTACATGGGGGCCCGGTACGAGCTCCTCGCCAACCTGCGCCCTACTGCCATGTCAGGAAACAATGCCCAGCCTTTGCCCTTGCCTCCATTTCCGACCAGCTTCTCGCCCACGGACTCGATGATGCCGACAGGGCCTGGCTCTGCACAGGTTTCCACCATTCCAACAACGATGGGAGACGGCCACGGCAATCTTACCACAATGCAAGGGGTCCTCAGCCAGCGGGTGACGTTTCCGGTGGTTGACAACAGCTCACTCGGCGAGCCCTTTTACGACGAGAGCGTGAGCACGGTGATGGACTTTGGGCTGTGGGAGGAGGGCTTCGCCGACCCAGCCATGGACGCGAGCTTTGATTTTTCGCAATGGACACAAACAGCTGGCATGGCTCAAGCCGATGATAGGATGGACGTGTAA